A window of the Pseudoalteromonas sp. A25 genome harbors these coding sequences:
- a CDS encoding IS3 family transposase (programmed frameshift) — protein sequence MSKGKRYTQEFKIEAVKQITERGYSVTEVSERLGICTKTLYHWRSQLSDKPKSVKSSDEQLRIAKLEAELKRVTEERDIPKKGRKVLCQQPRVKYGFIRDHQDEFSITTMCRLFKLHRSGFYAWLKKPVSDRALEDSRLLKLIKEFYIASGGTYGSPWIHADLLEAGEQCSVNRVAKIMRQHNLKAQIGYKRRHIKSGKTSRIADNLLARQFNPPAPNQSWVSDITYVRTYEGFLYVATVMDLFSRRIVGWSMDKNMDKHLVINALLMAVYQRQPKTEILVHSDQGSQYGSADYLAFMKEHNLVPSMSRAGNCHDNAVAESFFATIKKRIIKRKIYSTREDAKAEIFNFIEMFYNPKKRHSHTGGVSPAKFEEAYYSELKTV from the exons ATGAGCAAAGGCAAGCGGTATACCCAAGAATTCAAAATCGAAGCAGTTAAGCAAATCACAGAGCGTGGTTATTCAGTTACAGAAGTATCTGAACGACTAGGTATTTGTACTAAAACCTTATATCACTGGCGCAGCCAGCTATCAGATAAACCTAAATCGGTTAAGTCATCAGATGAACAACTTAGGATCGCTAAACTTGAGGCTGAATTAAAACGTGTCACGGAGGAGCGGGATATTC CTAAAAAAGGCCGAAAGGTACTTTGCCAGCAACCCCGAGTAAAGTACGGCTTCATCCGAGATCACCAAGATGAGTTTTCCATCACTACAATGTGCCGCCTTTTTAAGCTGCATCGCAGTGGTTTTTATGCGTGGTTAAAAAAGCCTGTAAGTGATAGAGCGCTTGAAGATAGTCGCTTGTTAAAACTCATTAAAGAGTTTTATATAGCCAGTGGCGGCACATACGGTAGCCCTTGGATACATGCAGACTTGCTTGAAGCCGGTGAGCAATGCAGCGTAAATCGTGTTGCTAAGATTATGCGTCAACATAATCTTAAAGCGCAAATTGGGTATAAACGTCGTCATATTAAAAGCGGTAAGACATCGCGGATTGCAGATAACTTATTAGCACGTCAATTTAACCCGCCAGCGCCTAACCAATCATGGGTCAGCGACATCACCTATGTTAGAACTTATGAAGGCTTTTTATATGTAGCAACGGTTATGGATTTATTCTCTAGGCGTATAGTTGGTTGGTCGATGGATAAAAATATGGATAAGCACCTTGTTATAAACGCTCTGTTGATGGCTGTTTATCAACGTCAACCGAAGACTGAAATACTGGTGCATAGTGATCAAGGTAGTCAATACGGTAGTGCTGACTATCTCGCATTTATGAAAGAACATAATCTTGTGCCTTCAATGAGCCGCGCTGGGAACTGTCATGATAATGCGGTTGCTGAAAGCTTTTTTGCGACGATTAAAAAACGAATCATTAAGCGTAAGATATACTCGACACGAGAAGATGCGAAAGCTGAGATATTTAATTTTATAGAAATGTTTTACAATCCCAAAAAACGCCATTCACACACAGGCGGTGTTTCACCTGCTAAGTTTGAGGAAGCGTACTATTCTGAGTTAAAAACTGTCTAG
- a CDS encoding serine hydrolase domain-containing protein has product MSRFINQRISFLFIISFITVLASCKSFDATKFESNTQSQIIEFINGNAGQVVSISIVNAEDIYQYHFGKLSNGDTPNNQTIYEIGSITKTYTGLVVAKAMLDGKVELDKDIRHYLKDNEYKNLELEDKYITLRHLITHTSGLPGDFATSREDIVQGKYFEKISKYSRENYFDDLKKVRLNSIPGEEYQYSNSGTNLVAYILESIYEKPFQLLVSEIITNKTAEASTKFRETNYEPGEIVQGTDADGKQMPLASAYWFADGGLTSSIESITRYIQYQLSSEPEVAISHKLLDESWTGHGKAFYWNTYKHDSNEQMLYQGGGSMGTSCWLTIYPKKNIGVFIVTNVVRGNTQEELEAISDKVIDYLMAYNAAIKSDS; this is encoded by the coding sequence GTGAGCCGATTTATAAACCAACGCATATCATTTTTATTTATTATTTCGTTCATCACAGTTTTGGCTTCTTGTAAAAGTTTTGATGCAACTAAATTTGAGTCAAATACACAATCTCAAATAATTGAATTTATTAATGGTAATGCAGGCCAGGTAGTCTCAATTTCTATTGTAAATGCAGAAGATATTTATCAATATCATTTTGGAAAATTAAGTAACGGAGATACTCCTAACAACCAAACTATTTACGAAATTGGCTCTATTACCAAAACATATACTGGATTAGTTGTTGCCAAAGCCATGCTAGATGGAAAAGTAGAGCTTGATAAAGATATTCGCCATTATCTCAAAGATAATGAATACAAAAATTTAGAGTTAGAAGATAAGTACATCACATTACGACACCTTATTACTCACACCAGTGGCCTCCCAGGAGACTTTGCGACCAGTCGCGAAGATATTGTGCAAGGCAAGTATTTTGAAAAAATATCAAAATATTCCCGAGAAAATTACTTTGATGACCTTAAAAAAGTGAGGCTTAACTCTATACCAGGTGAGGAATATCAATATTCAAACTCTGGTACAAATTTAGTCGCGTATATTTTGGAGTCTATTTACGAAAAACCTTTTCAATTGCTTGTATCTGAAATCATAACAAATAAGACTGCAGAGGCGTCAACCAAGTTTAGGGAAACTAACTATGAACCAGGCGAAATTGTCCAGGGTACAGATGCAGATGGCAAACAAATGCCTTTGGCCAGCGCATATTGGTTTGCAGATGGCGGGCTCACTTCAAGCATAGAATCTATCACTCGTTATATTCAATATCAGCTATCCTCAGAACCTGAGGTGGCTATTTCTCATAAGCTTCTAGATGAGAGTTGGACAGGCCATGGTAAAGCATTTTATTGGAACACATATAAGCATGATTCTAATGAACAAATGCTGTACCAAGGCGGTGGTTCAATGGGGACGTCTTGTTGGCTCACCATTTATCCAAAGAAGAACATAGGCGTCTTTATCGTTACAAACGTTGTACGCGGAAACACTCAAGAAGAGTTAGAAGCCATTTCAGACAAAGTTATTGACTATTTAATGGCATATAATGCGGCAATAAAGTCGGATTCGTAA
- a CDS encoding DUF1203 domain-containing protein: MKYKIIPVRADFLDKVRVLGIDDQNQQVEISYAVGGEPCRDVLRGAMPGEKIILASYCPFTKSGPYKEYGPIFVLENQGDESFDDTKLPLPTGVDTDYLGNIFVLKAYCENERILDSQLASPENAKAILNEYFSNDKVSFVLARYAAYGCYSFRVQRDV, translated from the coding sequence ATGAAATATAAAATAATACCGGTGAGAGCTGATTTTTTAGATAAGGTTCGGGTTTTAGGTATTGACGATCAAAATCAGCAGGTAGAAATATCTTACGCTGTCGGTGGGGAGCCTTGTCGAGACGTTCTTCGAGGAGCAATGCCTGGTGAGAAGATAATCCTAGCCAGCTATTGTCCGTTTACTAAATCTGGCCCGTACAAAGAATATGGACCAATTTTTGTGCTAGAAAATCAAGGTGATGAGAGTTTTGATGATACAAAATTACCATTGCCAACAGGCGTAGACACTGATTATTTAGGTAATATCTTCGTCTTAAAAGCTTACTGTGAAAATGAGCGCATTTTAGATTCGCAATTGGCAAGTCCAGAGAATGCTAAAGCGATACTAAATGAGTATTTTTCTAATGATAAAGTTTCTTTTGTTTTAGCAAGATATGCTGCCTATGGTTGTTATAGCTTCAGAGTTCAGCGAGATGTATAG
- a CDS encoding DUF998 domain-containing protein — protein sequence MFKDIAVYSGLIATVWMFVGVYIAGRFYTGYSHFKQFCSELGASGSPTEKLSPLINNYPLGFLFCVFGWYLVQLPNVSILVNISGWLVVVHGISTWVAGYFPMDEDPFTNNPTLSCKIHSLAGVIMLLSLIAAPILIAVSPTTETIPLYFRAFSVFSVVGAVYYLFHLAKAIKAQSNAGLYQRISYGFQLVWLSVFSLVLV from the coding sequence GTGTTTAAAGATATTGCTGTATATTCGGGGTTAATTGCCACAGTTTGGATGTTCGTTGGTGTGTATATCGCGGGTCGATTTTATACAGGTTACAGCCACTTTAAACAATTTTGTAGTGAGTTAGGTGCAAGCGGTAGTCCAACTGAAAAACTGTCTCCATTAATTAATAACTATCCACTAGGCTTTCTATTTTGCGTTTTTGGTTGGTATCTGGTACAACTTCCAAACGTTTCAATCTTAGTTAACATTTCCGGTTGGCTAGTCGTTGTGCATGGTATAAGTACATGGGTGGCAGGTTACTTCCCAATGGATGAAGACCCATTTACAAATAACCCAACACTTAGTTGTAAAATACACTCGCTTGCTGGGGTTATCATGCTACTTTCTTTAATTGCTGCGCCTATTTTGATTGCAGTAAGTCCAACAACTGAGACTATCCCGTTATATTTTCGCGCTTTTTCTGTTTTTTCAGTTGTAGGTGCTGTTTATTACTTATTTCATTTGGCGAAAGCGATTAAAGCTCAAAGCAATGCAGGATTGTATCAACGCATATCCTATGGTTTTCAGTTGGTTTGGCTCAGTGTGTTTTCGCTGGTGTTGGTGTAA
- a CDS encoding Ig-like domain-containing protein — translation MIRFRYLATLFTALILNFTSLSRAQSAAPPLELLIPSVQIGDVEHFIHFDDQHIFVIDVWDGKYFFTTLVNKQNNYEISKRYYLADTVTTFNHYKDVKTGELVIALGMSSGKLKLFNVNKHEPIADLQISSHKIDSIKVSKYVSDGAGQLLISSGGKLGILDYLNNFEITLFNAGSGSILQGSFSQAQVKEVLFADGTIYTHPVDGVRKVTQLDTALFDGTPIYAFDEDSDEIDEIYTKRGTKGYPKLGLFSAKENKYLWDVANVSESALYHFRGFTLLPNRTKPTAIFSKFEYTIYENARYAHDLCLLTPSLTLSDATVNCYNQRFLFFRNAQKVVNVNDFNGDGKLDLFSAFSSSGNRIKMGFENLPYDETYWDVNGFPTPDLRCKGAEEIDLRRSSDKHALYCIGYKEWPQGTRYGTAQFWQNTDIKTGELLTSDAYLSTYSPSKFFEAFDDVSGDFKDDEFRFSGYYVNGADNKRTLSLGISVLSSESYTSGLGRADLEDKFDTFPNKAIYSAKDRAWYFQFPSNAVSFRLENEVNVLDKEKQFVGTSRAAFKGKEFVVGLANDGALYAINTVGEHTQLHSVCKAGEAVSLNEVSPTTLVFSCRGYFGLYNMISNTIEWQYSDPYHDHIVIYKKLEEQGYFYTLSNLPAVYMYNSPTIEPEVIEQQTLDVHIGSTLDIRLSDQFPGQHYVIEHHPYRGELRSVDLESGLYQYKPEKIGKEYISYQVVKDDLIVATGSFILESYNNAPEASNVEKQIHWRGESMVSLAGQDKDSETITYEIVSQPNVGKIVRLDPQTGLVMVSPSDTDDAAIVFDYRVLDSLTSSEPAVVTLNITNTTPVAHSKSVAVKPSEAIEFVLDANDKDGDPLTYVLTTDVVAGSLELDQNTGKVKFTAPAEKTEQLYFEYYVTDTRSQSTPQRVDINIESVDNGDNGDNGDDSTAKNPDNDKSQAPISNVEKNKNSSGSFAIISLLAIIISLRRRSSHTYK, via the coding sequence ATGATTCGTTTTCGTTATTTAGCCACACTCTTCACTGCATTAATACTTAATTTTACTAGCCTTAGTAGAGCGCAGTCGGCCGCCCCGCCATTAGAGCTACTAATCCCCTCAGTTCAAATAGGAGATGTTGAGCACTTTATTCATTTTGATGATCAGCACATTTTTGTAATTGATGTATGGGATGGTAAGTATTTTTTTACAACGTTAGTTAATAAACAAAATAACTATGAAATAAGCAAGCGTTATTACCTAGCCGATACTGTGACCACATTTAACCACTATAAAGATGTGAAAACTGGTGAATTAGTCATTGCTTTGGGTATGAGTTCTGGAAAATTGAAGTTGTTTAATGTGAACAAGCATGAGCCAATTGCAGACCTACAAATATCTAGTCATAAAATTGATTCAATAAAAGTTAGTAAGTATGTTTCTGATGGAGCTGGGCAGTTACTAATTTCTTCTGGGGGCAAGCTTGGCATACTTGATTACCTCAACAACTTTGAGATAACGTTATTCAATGCAGGTAGTGGCTCAATATTACAAGGTAGTTTCAGTCAGGCGCAGGTTAAAGAGGTTCTTTTTGCTGATGGAACAATTTACACACATCCAGTTGATGGAGTGCGCAAAGTAACACAATTGGATACCGCACTTTTTGATGGAACACCAATATATGCGTTCGATGAAGATAGTGATGAAATTGATGAAATATATACTAAGCGAGGAACAAAGGGCTACCCCAAGCTAGGATTATTCAGTGCCAAGGAAAACAAGTATCTTTGGGATGTTGCTAACGTTAGCGAATCTGCATTATATCACTTTAGGGGTTTTACACTTCTACCGAATAGAACAAAGCCAACCGCCATTTTTTCGAAGTTTGAGTATACAATTTATGAAAATGCTAGATACGCCCATGACCTTTGTTTGTTAACCCCATCCCTAACTCTAAGTGACGCAACGGTAAATTGCTATAATCAACGATTTCTCTTCTTTCGAAACGCCCAAAAAGTTGTCAATGTTAATGACTTTAATGGCGATGGCAAATTAGATCTGTTTTCAGCTTTTTCATCATCGGGAAACCGAATTAAGATGGGGTTTGAGAATTTGCCTTATGATGAGACGTACTGGGATGTGAACGGTTTTCCCACTCCAGATCTACGTTGTAAAGGGGCTGAAGAAATAGATTTGCGACGCTCGTCAGATAAGCATGCTCTCTATTGCATAGGATACAAAGAGTGGCCTCAAGGAACGCGTTATGGCACGGCGCAATTTTGGCAAAACACGGACATAAAAACAGGCGAATTACTTACGAGTGACGCGTATTTAAGTACTTATTCCCCTAGTAAGTTTTTTGAAGCTTTTGACGATGTAAGTGGTGATTTCAAAGATGATGAGTTTAGATTTAGTGGGTACTATGTCAACGGTGCAGACAATAAGCGCACTTTATCATTAGGCATTTCTGTATTAAGTAGTGAGAGCTACACGTCAGGTCTTGGTCGTGCGGATCTAGAAGATAAGTTCGACACTTTCCCAAACAAAGCCATTTATAGTGCAAAAGACCGAGCATGGTACTTCCAGTTTCCATCAAATGCTGTAAGTTTCAGACTTGAAAACGAAGTAAACGTACTCGATAAAGAAAAACAATTTGTTGGCACATCTCGGGCGGCATTTAAAGGTAAAGAGTTTGTTGTTGGCTTGGCAAATGATGGCGCTCTATATGCAATTAATACAGTTGGTGAGCACACTCAATTACATTCTGTTTGTAAGGCTGGTGAGGCTGTTTCGCTGAATGAGGTATCGCCAACGACCTTGGTATTCAGCTGTCGGGGATACTTTGGTTTATACAACATGATAAGCAACACGATAGAGTGGCAATACAGCGATCCATATCACGACCATATTGTTATATATAAAAAATTAGAAGAACAAGGGTACTTTTACACGCTCAGCAACTTGCCCGCCGTATATATGTATAACAGCCCTACTATTGAACCAGAAGTCATAGAACAACAAACGTTAGATGTGCACATAGGTTCAACACTGGATATTAGGTTAAGCGATCAGTTTCCAGGACAACACTATGTTATAGAACATCACCCATACCGTGGTGAATTACGCTCAGTTGATTTAGAGTCGGGCTTATATCAATATAAACCCGAAAAGATTGGCAAGGAATACATTAGCTATCAAGTAGTTAAAGATGATTTAATCGTAGCGACGGGAAGCTTTATTTTAGAGTCTTATAACAATGCCCCAGAGGCTAGTAACGTCGAAAAGCAAATTCATTGGCGTGGTGAGTCGATGGTGAGTTTAGCGGGTCAGGACAAAGACTCAGAAACCATTACCTATGAGATTGTAAGCCAACCTAATGTAGGAAAAATAGTTAGATTAGACCCACAAACAGGCCTGGTGATGGTCTCCCCTAGTGATACCGATGATGCAGCTATTGTATTTGATTATCGTGTATTAGACTCGTTAACTAGCTCTGAACCTGCTGTGGTTACTCTCAATATTACGAATACAACCCCGGTTGCACATTCAAAAAGTGTAGCTGTGAAACCCTCAGAAGCGATTGAGTTTGTACTTGATGCTAATGATAAAGACGGAGATCCGCTAACCTACGTACTAACTACAGATGTCGTAGCGGGTAGCCTAGAACTAGATCAAAATACAGGAAAGGTTAAGTTTACTGCACCAGCCGAAAAAACTGAGCAACTTTATTTTGAGTACTACGTAACGGATACTAGATCACAATCAACACCACAACGCGTAGATATTAACATTGAAAGTGTTGATAACGGTGATAACGGTGATAACGGTGATGATAGTACAGCTAAAAATCCTGACAATGATAAAAGCCAAGCACCCATTAGCAATGTAGAAAAAAATAAGAACTCATCAGGAAGCTTTGCAATAATCTCCTTACTCGCTATCATTATTTCATTAAGGCGAAGAAGCTCGCATACTTATAAATGA